The Herpetosiphonaceae bacterium DNA window CCAGGTTCTCCTGCTTCAAATAGTCGGCGACGGCCTGGGTGACGATGCGCACGTTGGCAAAGGTATACTCCTCGCCGATCACGGCCCGCCAGCCGTCAGTACCAAATTTGATCGATGTGGGCATACGTTCTACGCCTCCTGGATTGTTCTAGTTGAGCGCGACAACGCGGTCGCTGCGCTATGATCATGCCAATCTTGTCCCTGGTTGAACGGTCGTGCCGCGTGTCAGGATGGCTCCCGCGCCGATGATACAGTTGTCGCCAATGACCGCCGTATCGATGTGGGTGCCCTCCCCGATGTAACAATTGTAACCGACGATGCTATCTTGAATGACAGCGCCGCGCTCAATCTGGCAATTGTCCCAGATCGCGCTGCGCGCGACTCGCGCATCCGCCAGGATATGGCACTCACGCCCGACGCTGCTCAGATCGATTGTCGCGGCTGAGGCAATCATCGTGCCAAAGCCAAGCGCCGCGTGCTCCACCCTGGCCGCGCCGTCGATCGTTGTATTGTCTTCACGCCAGACGCCCGCGAACAACGTGCCGCTCGGCGTCGACGCGGCTGCCTGCAACACGGCTGCCTGGGCGCGCAGGTAGCCTGCGGGCGTGCCCGTGTCGATCCAGACGTGCCTGGACTGGTAGGCATAGATCGGCATGTCCTGCGCGATCAGGCGCGGAAACACATCGTGCTCGAAGTTGCAAAAGCGCCCGCGAGGTATCGCCGCAATCGCCGCCGGCTCGAGCAGATAAACGCCGGTGTTGACGGTGCTGGCACGCGCTGTGCCCGGCGCGGGCTTCTCCTGAAACTCGTGGACGCGGCCCTGTCCATCGGCGACGACCACCCCGCGCCCGGTCGGGTCAGTGACGCCATCGATCGAGATCGTGGCGATAGCGCCGGTAGCCTGGTGCTGCGCCAGCATCGCCTGCAGATCCAGCTCCATCAGGTTATCGCCGTTGACCACGATCGTGGTGCCGTGCAGCGCATCGGCCACATGCGCGACCGCTCCCGCCGTGCCGCGCGGCTCCGGCTCCTCGATCGCGCGGACCGGCACGCCACGCCAGCGCCGCAGCCAGCGCTCGAACGCCTCGGCTCCGTACTGCGTCGCCAGGATGATCTCGGCTACGTCGTAGCGCTCCAGCCAGCCCGTAATATGCTCGATCACCGGACGATTCGCCAGCGGCACCAGCGGCTTGGGCGTGGTCAGCGTTAGTGGTCGGAGGCGCGTTCCCTGCCCGCCGACAAGAATCACCGCCTGCATAGCTCCTCGTTTCGAGTTCAACGTTCAACGTTCAACGTTTCGAGTTCAGGCCCTCACCCCAGGCCGGGTGCCAGACCCAAAGGGTACCCCGGCATGGCACCCGCCCTCTCCCACTGCGGCAGGCGAGGGGAGGAGATTGTTCTTGGTTCTCGGTTCTTGGTGCTCGTTTCTTTGTTCTTGTTCTACAAAATATCTTGCCGCCCCTGCCGCTTAAGCTCGTCCACGATCTTTTTGATGTCCTGGGCGCGGTCGCGCGGCGCGACCAGCAGCGCGTCGCCCGTATCGATCACCAGGAAGTTGTCGAGGCCCACCGTCGCGATCAGCCGGTCGGAGGCGCTGTACACCAGCGTGCCGTGCGTATCCACGCCGATATGCTCGGCCTGAATCACGTTATCGCCGTCGCCCGCCAGCGCGGCGAGCGTATCCCAGTCGCCGACATCGCTCCAGCCAATATCGACGGGGATGACCGCGACCCGCTCGGCGCGCTCCATGATGCCGTAGTCAATCGTGATATTTTCGATGGAGGCCCAGACATCGCTGAAGGCGTCGGCATCGTTTGGCCCACCGCCAGCCTCGATCGCCATGAGCTGCTGATGCAGCTTCGGCAGGTGTTGCGCGAACGCGGCCATGATCGCATCGGCCCGCCAGATAAAGATGCCTGCGTTCCAGCTATACTCGCCGGTCTGAAGATATTGCTCTGCGATCTCGCGGCGGGGCTTTTCGACGAAGCGCTCGACCTCGTAGGCGGTGAAGCCGTTGAACTGGCCCAGCCTGGCCCGACGATGGATGTAGCCGTAGCCCGTGTGCGGCTCGGTCGGCTGAATGCCCAGCGTCACGAGGTAGCCCTGCTGCGCCAGCTCCTCGGCGGCCTTGAGCGCCTCGCGGAACACGGCGGCCTTCTGGATCTGGTGATCGGAGCTGAGCACAACCATGATGCCGCCGGGATCGTCCTGGCGGATCGCGAGCGCGCCTAAGCCAATGCAGGGCGCGGAGCCTTTGCCGCTTGGCTCGCCGATGATGTTAGCGCACGGCACGTCCGGTAGCTGCTCGGCGGTTAGATCCGTGTAGTCGCGGCCTGTCGCGATGATGATCTGGTCCGTGGGCACCAGCGGACGAATCCGCTCGACAGTTTCCTGAAGCATCGTGCGCTCGCCCAGCAGCGGCAAAAACTGCTTCGGTTTAGCAGCTCGGCTGCGCGGCCATAGACGAGTGCCGGTGCCGCCAGCCATAATCAATGCATACATACAATGGTCCTAAAATTGAAATGCTTTTGTTTGTGTCGCCCTATGCGCCCTGCTCAGCGACGCGCGCCCGCCAATCATCGAGGATGTCGCGTAGCATCCGTTCGAGCGGGATGCTCGGCTGCCAGCCCGTGCGCTCGCGAAAGCGCGTCGCGTCGCAGACGATCAGCGGCACATCCGCCGGACGCATCCGCTCCGGGTCCGGCTCTACGGCGATGCGCACCTGGCTCATGCT harbors:
- a CDS encoding NDP-sugar synthase, which produces MQAVILVGGQGTRLRPLTLTTPKPLVPLANRPVIEHITGWLERYDVAEIILATQYGAEAFERWLRRWRGVPVRAIEEPEPRGTAGAVAHVADALHGTTIVVNGDNLMELDLQAMLAQHQATGAIATISIDGVTDPTGRGVVVADGQGRVHEFQEKPAPGTARASTVNTGVYLLEPAAIAAIPRGRFCNFEHDVFPRLIAQDMPIYAYQSRHVWIDTGTPAGYLRAQAAVLQAAASTPSGTLFAGVWREDNTTIDGAARVEHAALGFGTMIASAATIDLSSVGRECHILADARVARSAIWDNCQIERGAVIQDSIVGYNCYIGEGTHIDTAVIGDNCIIGAGAILTRGTTVQPGTRLA
- a CDS encoding mannose-1-phosphate guanylyltransferase, with protein sequence MYALIMAGGTGTRLWPRSRAAKPKQFLPLLGERTMLQETVERIRPLVPTDQIIIATGRDYTDLTAEQLPDVPCANIIGEPSGKGSAPCIGLGALAIRQDDPGGIMVVLSSDHQIQKAAVFREALKAAEELAQQGYLVTLGIQPTEPHTGYGYIHRRARLGQFNGFTAYEVERFVEKPRREIAEQYLQTGEYSWNAGIFIWRADAIMAAFAQHLPKLHQQLMAIEAGGGPNDADAFSDVWASIENITIDYGIMERAERVAVIPVDIGWSDVGDWDTLAALAGDGDNVIQAEHIGVDTHGTLVYSASDRLIATVGLDNFLVIDTGDALLVAPRDRAQDIKKIVDELKRQGRQDIL